From the Anaerolineales bacterium genome, one window contains:
- a CDS encoding DinB family protein codes for MATALRDQLITLYDFTCWARTIVLDRAAALSTEQLEQDSRFPMGSLKETLVHAFSAEWAYRKRLVGEAVTAGLKAEDFADAIALRDAWQEEEGLMRTYLAGVDDETLAGSVSYTTSRGEEITRVRRDFLYQLLFHSAQHRSEAAQMLTEFDQSPGDLDYALYVREKLAS; via the coding sequence ATGGCTACTGCACTGCGCGATCAACTAATCACTTTGTACGATTTTACTTGCTGGGCTCGCACGATCGTTCTGGACCGGGCGGCCGCACTGAGCACGGAGCAGCTGGAACAGGACAGCCGTTTCCCGATGGGCTCGCTGAAGGAAACTTTGGTTCACGCGTTTTCGGCAGAGTGGGCCTATCGTAAACGCCTGGTGGGGGAGGCGGTCACGGCCGGCCTAAAGGCAGAGGATTTCGCCGATGCGATCGCCCTGCGAGATGCGTGGCAGGAGGAAGAGGGGTTGATGCGAACGTATTTGGCTGGTGTGGATGATGAGACCCTGGCCGGTTCGGTAAGCTATACCACTTCGCGCGGCGAGGAGATTACGCGCGTGCGGCGTGATTTCCTGTACCAGCTGTTGTTTCACAGCGCCCAGCACCGCTCAGAGGCGGCCCAGATGCTGACCGAGTTTGACCAGTCGCCTGGTGATCTGGACTACGCGCTGTATGTGCGAGAGAAGCTCGCCAGCTAA
- a CDS encoding MBL fold metallo-hydrolase, which yields MSLEIVQFTLGPAQTNAFLVAAAGSREAVAIDPSWDGHVILDAARQRGWRVTTIWLTHAHWDHFGGAAALADGSDPPPPVALHPADYVLWRAGGGASKFGLQFDPGPEPTVDLAHGQTLYIGDVEVQVRFAPGHTRGHVMFYVPSQALMFSGDVIFQMSVGRTDLPGADHATLLESIRREVLSLPDDVRLLPGHGPSTTVGQEREFNPFLQE from the coding sequence ATGTCTCTGGAAATTGTGCAGTTCACGCTTGGCCCGGCGCAGACCAATGCCTTTTTGGTGGCGGCCGCCGGCAGCCGCGAAGCAGTGGCGATCGACCCATCCTGGGACGGCCACGTCATTTTGGACGCGGCGCGCCAGCGCGGCTGGCGAGTGACCACGATCTGGCTGACGCATGCCCACTGGGACCACTTCGGCGGGGCGGCGGCGTTGGCAGACGGCAGTGACCCGCCGCCGCCCGTGGCCCTGCACCCGGCAGATTATGTGCTGTGGCGGGCCGGGGGCGGGGCGTCGAAGTTTGGCTTGCAGTTCGACCCCGGTCCTGAGCCCACGGTGGATCTGGCGCACGGCCAGACGCTGTATATCGGTGACGTGGAGGTGCAGGTGCGCTTTGCCCCGGGACACACCCGCGGGCACGTCATGTTTTATGTGCCCAGCCAGGCGCTGATGTTCAGTGGCGATGTCATTTTTCAGATGAGTGTGGGGCGTACCGATCTGCCCGGGGCGGACCATGCCACTTTGCTGGAAAGTATCCGCCGGGAGGTGCTGAGCCTGCCGGATGATGTGCGTCTTTTGCCCGGCCACGGGCCAAGCACGACCGTGGGCCAGGAAAGAGAATTCAATCCCTTTTTACAGGAGTGA
- a CDS encoding tryptophanase codes for MPKYIPEPFRIKMMEPIRLIDRAARQRALQEAGYNVFGLRSEDVYIDLMTDSGTGAMSQEQWAAMMTGDEAYAGSRSYYRLKAAMDEIFGFKHFVPTHQGRAAENILCAVLLKPGQAVPSNMHFDTTEGNIRARGGLPNNLVNQMAYDPLAHADFKGNMDLEALEAWIQATGVENIPFGMITITNNAGGGQPVSMANLRGVSEIYRKYQIPFFIDACRFAENAYFIKLREPGYADKSPLQIAQEMFSLADGATMSAKKDGMVNIGGFLALNDSALFERVKAELILREGFPTYGGLAGRDLDALATGFYEALQEDYLAYRLSQSEYLCARLREAGVPIVEPPGAHAVYLNAAELLSHLSREELPGQALSIAMYLEGGIRAVELGTVAFGQFKDGQWDFPALEVVRMAIPRRTYTQSHLDYVADTLAEIKANAKQIKAVKMTYAPELLRHFTAQFEIEI; via the coding sequence ATGCCCAAATACATCCCTGAGCCCTTTCGCATCAAAATGATGGAGCCTATCCGCCTGATTGACAGGGCCGCGCGCCAACGCGCCCTGCAGGAAGCGGGCTACAACGTTTTCGGTTTGCGTTCAGAAGATGTCTATATTGACCTGATGACCGATTCCGGCACAGGGGCAATGAGCCAGGAGCAATGGGCCGCCATGATGACCGGTGATGAGGCCTATGCCGGCTCACGTTCCTACTACCGGCTCAAGGCCGCCATGGATGAGATCTTTGGCTTCAAGCATTTTGTGCCCACGCACCAGGGCCGGGCTGCCGAAAATATCCTGTGCGCGGTGCTGCTCAAACCCGGGCAGGCCGTGCCCTCCAACATGCATTTTGATACCACCGAGGGCAATATTCGCGCTCGCGGCGGCCTGCCCAACAATCTGGTCAATCAGATGGCTTACGATCCGCTGGCGCACGCCGACTTCAAAGGCAACATGGATCTGGAAGCGCTCGAAGCTTGGATCCAGGCCACCGGCGTGGAAAACATCCCCTTCGGCATGATCACCATTACCAACAACGCCGGCGGCGGCCAGCCGGTTTCGATGGCCAACCTGCGCGGCGTTTCGGAGATCTATCGCAAGTACCAGATCCCCTTCTTCATTGACGCCTGCCGCTTTGCGGAGAATGCCTACTTCATCAAACTGCGTGAGCCGGGCTATGCGGACAAAAGCCCGCTGCAGATCGCCCAGGAGATGTTCTCCCTGGCAGACGGCGCCACGATGAGTGCCAAAAAAGACGGCATGGTCAATATTGGCGGCTTTCTGGCGCTCAACGACAGCGCGCTCTTCGAGCGCGTCAAAGCCGAATTGATCTTGCGCGAAGGTTTCCCCACCTACGGTGGTCTGGCCGGTCGCGACTTGGACGCGCTGGCTACCGGCTTCTACGAGGCCCTGCAGGAAGACTACCTGGCCTACCGCCTGTCGCAGTCCGAGTATCTCTGCGCCCGCCTGCGTGAAGCGGGCGTGCCGATCGTGGAGCCGCCGGGCGCCCACGCCGTCTACCTGAACGCGGCTGAGCTGCTGTCGCATCTCAGCCGCGAAGAATTGCCCGGCCAGGCACTCTCTATCGCCATGTACCTGGAAGGCGGCATCCGCGCCGTGGAGCTGGGCACGGTCGCCTTTGGCCAGTTCAAAGATGGGCAATGGGACTTCCCAGCCCTGGAAGTGGTGCGCATGGCCATCCCTCGCCGCACCTACACGCAGAGCCATTTAGACTACGTCGCCGACACCCTGGCTGAAATCAAAGCCAATGCCAAACAGATCAAGGCCGTCAAAATGACCTACGCGCCGGAACTGCTGCGCCACTTTACCGCCCAATTTGAAATTGAGATTTGA